From Solibacillus sp. FSL K6-1523:
AGCTGCGTGTATTTTTATAATGCAATTGTTAGCTTTATCAATAAAATATTTGCGCCACCAATAGCATTTCTGGATCTAGCAATTGAAAAGCTAAGGGGTATATACCTTGTAACGGCGCAAGGTCTAAATGTAAATCAATATTTAAGTATATTCGGGGATCTACCAAGAGAGTGGCAGCTGGTGATCTCCTCATTATTACTCTCAATGGTGCTGTTCAGTATCCTTTTGATCGTAAGGGTGCTTATGCGCATGTATTATCAAACAAAAGAAGGGGTTCAATGGTGGTAACTATGACATTATCAGAGACAATCGCGGGAGCAATGATGTATATGTTTTTTGTGGCTTTTAGTGGGGGTATGGGCTTGTTGGCTGCAGCCTGGATCGGCTACAAATTTTACAAGCGCCAGGAACGTAAAAATGGCAGCGTAAAAAGAAAAAGAGGTATGGCGTGATGGGATTATTCAACAGAAAAAAAGAAGATGATTTTTTTGAAATGTCTACGGATCGTTTAGTTGTGATGGATATGGAAAAACGAACGTCGGATGTTGTTTATATTGATGGTGTAGATGATTTATCAGTGACAAGTACAGGACGTTATAAAGTGCCACGAGCCGATTGTGAGGTATTTACATCGTCAGAGGGGCTTATCTATGTTTTAAAAGCTGAAACGCAGTACGTAAACGAAACGATGCGTTTGGCAGCGTTAGAAAGGTCAATTGTTTTAAAACAGCTAACACAATATAAACCCGAACCAAAAGATAACCCGAATTTCGATTTGTTTAAATGGGCAATGGTCTTTTTATTATTTGTTGCGATCATCGTAGCAGCATTTTAAAACTTTTTCATTCTATCTAAAATTACCGTTGACGGTAAAAGTGGAAGATGGTATATTTGAAATATCAAATACCGTTTGCGGTAAAATGGAGGAAATGAAATGAATAAAAAATTTAATTTGTTAAAGAAAACTTTCGGTAATTTATTAATGTTTATATCCTACTCGCTTTTATTCTTCTTAGTAGTAGAACCGAAAGTACGTGCAACTCTGTACGGTGAGTTTGGAGAGTTTGCGGTGATCGTTACAACGGTCATTTTCATTTTTGGTTTGGTTTGTATATATATAGTACCGATGCTATTTGTAAATAAAGAGAAATAATAACATTGACTAAATGATGCTTGGATCAATTGATCTAAGCATCATTCCCAAGGAGTAATAAAAAATGAACATATTAAATAATATCGGGGACACTAAAACTGCTGCAGAAAAGTGGGGAATGTCCGACGAAAACGTAAAAAAATTAGCGCAAACGGGGAAAATCAATGCGAAAAAAATCGGCACAAGTTGGGCGATTGATCTAACGCAGCCTAATCCTAAGAAGTATGGGGTGGAAAAGTAGTGGAAAAAACGAATTTGGACAATGGACAGAAGCTCCAAGGTGCAATAGGAGACAGCCTATTCCCGGAAGTGCAACACGTATCAGATGTAAAGCAAGTCCTGGAGCTAATGCGCGATCATGCACAAAATTTAACCCAGGACCAGGTAAGGGCAATTTTGTTCCTGCAGGAGCTTGGGAAAAATGAATATTTGCATGGCGATAAAGATCCATACAAAGATATTGTAAAGAGTTTAACAAGCACATTTAAGGTAGCGGTAGCAAACCCATCGTACTACTTAGATACGATTGAAGAGTTAATTCCGAAACCACCAAAACCAATCATTTTAACGTCGCGTGGAGAGGCTGCTAAGGTCGTTGGAAATGGCGGTGGTCGATAGTGCCGTACCACATTTGCATTGAGGGTGGATTAGGAGCCGGAAAAACTTTTAATATGTCACTCCTAGCCCATTGGTGGAAAGAGCAGGTCGAAAAGGACGGTGGATCTATCCAATTATTCAGTAACTACGAATTGTTGGATAGCCTACCAATAGACAGCTACCAAGACTGGTATAACGTTGCACGTGTCCAGGGATCGATTTGTTGTTGGGACGAGTCACATATTAACTTTAGTAACCGTAAATGGTCTAGCTTCCAGGCAGGAATATCAACTGAAGTATTGATGTATATGCGTAAAATGCAATCAGTGCAAATTTACGCTACACCATCAATCAATTTTTTAGATAGCCGGATTAGAGTATTAATAGAGGTTAAAGTAAGCGTTAAGCACGTTAAAGCAGGGTTTATCCTTAATTTTTATGACAACCAAACTGGCGAGTTTTTACGCAAAGCATTTATTTCGCAAGCTAAGGCAAATAAAATTTATAAGCTAAATCTATACGATACAAATGCTTTTGTTAGGGGGTTCCCGTTACCAGCTAACGATAGACAAGCCGACGAATTTTGGGACGAACTAGCAAGAATACACGACGAAGCCAGGGGGAAAATTAAAATATGAATCCATTAAGTGATTTTAGTTTAGTACCAGGAGATTATAAAACAAAAGATCCACGTCAGCTTGCGTACTTGTTTCCACGATCAATAATGAGCAGCGAGCAGAAATTTATTTCTTACAATAAAAAAATGCAGACATTTCTTTTTTATCATTCGCTCGAGGTTGCTGAGCACATGGCCAAGTTAATGGACTATATTTTGTTACCTGCCGGATGCATACATTGGAGACGAGCAAAAGCGCTAGGAGACAAGCGCCGTGTGCCTGTTGGACGAAATATTTTTTACCTGGTTAAGTACCAAGAATTAAATAAAAATGAAATTAATAAGTTACTTAATTACGCAGATGAGATCCAAAAGGAGTTGAAAGCATGATCATTTTTATCGGAGAAAAAGAAGCTGCAGCGTTAACATTGCATATGTCAGTTATGCGTAAATCTTTCCGGAATTTAATTAAAAGTAAATATACAAATGATCGTGCAGCCTTTTTACAAAGCTATGATTATATAATGGGTGAATCTAAAAAGGCTTTAGAGGGTCAGTATACAGCGTATGCACTAAACATGAATATAAAAGACCTGGAATTGCTTCATGAGTTTTTACGCTCTTATATTGCAAAAGCTACACAGGAGAGCGACAAAGCAGATTCAGTCGATTTTAAAGAGCATCTATACATTTTGTCAGGTGTAAGGGATAAAGCTAATGAATGCCTTTGTGCGTAGTTTAAAGCGCAAGATAAAGCGTAAGATAAAAAAAGAAATGCGCTACCAGGTCAAGAGCAAAATATATACGGTTTTTGGTGGGGGTACAGTGGCAGCCATTATTTATTTTTTAATAAAATAGTCAATTAAAAGAATCGAAATGTATCTAGTGTCATACTAAACATTTTCGATTCTTTTTATTTTTAAATCCACGGAAAAATGTTGACTTTATCATACGTTAAATGTATGATAAAGTCATACAAAAGGAATTGGAGTGGATAATTATGATTACGGAGTATACGATCCTGGAGTTTAAAGGTTTACAACTTAGTGGTACACCTTATCATTACTGGGTACTTAAACTTTCAGATAACCTATTTTATGCAGGATATAACGAAAATGAAATTGAAACAGCTACGACGGTAGGATGGGCCCGCAGTATTGCAAAAGAAGAATACGCGTTGGAATATATCGGATTCCTTCAAAATTTCTTTGATATTAATGGGAAAAGACGTTTAGAAAATGTAGGTATGACTATCCCCCCACTTGTTGGACTAGCCGAAGCTGCGGATATTCTTGGTTGGGATAAAAGAAAAGTGAGTACCTACATAAAAAGAGGTTCATTTCCTAATCCTTTAAAAAAACTAGCAAGTGGACCAATTTGGACCTATAAACAAATCGATGATTACAAAATGGAGATTACAAAAATTATTTAAAATATATAGGGACGGATTGAGGTGGACTATACATGTTTATTAAAAATGAACCTATATCAAACGCTCTTATAGCCAGCGCTCTGGAAGATGAACTTTTAGGAACAATATTTGCTCATCAATTAGCCGATGAAAAAGGCTATTACTATTTAGGGTTAAACGAAGGACAATACAAATTTCATGACGTTATTAACGACAAAGAAATTTGTATAAATAAAGATGATATATTGCAAAAAACGTTTGAAATCTAATTAGTTGTAATTTTGTTTAATATTAAACTAAGCCCCCTACCCTACCGGAGAGAGGGACAAAAAACGACAAAGGAGAGTTGAAAAATGGCGAATGAAAAATATATGTCGCAAGAGGATGTTAAAAAAGTTGTGCAATTTATTTTGGATGAGGTTGTCAGAGATCTGAAAGATTTGCAGGATGCTGATGATAGGGGTATTAAAAAGATTGATGATTTAATTAATTCGTACTCTTTTTGGTCAGTGGATAGTTTTTTAGACTCGTATGATCCAAATAAGGTCCTTATTGTTTAAATGTAATAGTGTAGCAAAAACGATTGTTTTTAGGACAAACAACAAGGGTTGCATACGCAGCCTTTTTTTGTTGTATTTACTGTGTTAAAACTATTGTTTAAATCTATGTATTGATATATAATAAAATTAACAATTAAAGAACAAAATAATGATGTTTTTAGTAAGGAGGAATTAATAAGTGTCTTATCGGTGGGAAAGAAATGATATAGCGGTTGTTCAAAGATTTTTAAGGGAAATGGACGGAGATGAAGCAGCAGTAACAAAGGCTTTACTTGAAATAGTACCCATATTGAAAAAAGAAGAAATTTTGATTGCAATAGAAATCGCAGGTCAAGTTAGATTGTATGAAAAGGGTAGATTCCCTATCGAAAAACTTTTTGAGAGTTATGCACGATTAGGGATAGATCCTAAAAAGCCTGGTAGATACGAATATATTTAATAATTTGTAAAAAGAAAGTAGGTTTAAATATGCACGTGGGTTATGCGCGCGTTTCTAGAATGGATCAAGAGTTATTATTGCAATTAGATGCTCTTACCGAAGCTGGGTGCATTAAAATTTTTGAGGAAAAAATAAGCGGTAAAGATAGATCACGTCCAGAACTGGATGAAATGTTAAAAATGCTACGATCTGGCGATACGGTGGTCGTTTGGAAATTGGATCGGATA
This genomic window contains:
- a CDS encoding zonular occludens toxin domain-containing protein; protein product: MPYHICIEGGLGAGKTFNMSLLAHWWKEQVEKDGGSIQLFSNYELLDSLPIDSYQDWYNVARVQGSICCWDESHINFSNRKWSSFQAGISTEVLMYMRKMQSVQIYATPSINFLDSRIRVLIEVKVSVKHVKAGFILNFYDNQTGEFLRKAFISQAKANKIYKLNLYDTNAFVRGFPLPANDRQADEFWDELARIHDEARGKIKI